From Deferrisoma camini S3R1, the proteins below share one genomic window:
- a CDS encoding NADH-quinone oxidoreductase subunit N: MTFSMADMRLLTPHLVITAAALLVLLAEAVSPGRRKGYLPYLGIAGIVVAAFTTPGLFGPARSGFSGMLAGDAFAAFVYFILYAVGALTLLVSDAYLRDEGRDHAEYYALVLLALVGMMLMAGATHLMSVFLALETMSIAIYALAGFFRDERSAEASFKYFILGAFSSGFLLYGIALLYGACGTTEIQGILDAFASNRALAGSPMALAGVGLVTVGFAFKVAAVPFHMWTPDAYQGAPTSVTAFMATGVKAAAFAAVLRVFFVAFQTLHVDWSGVLWVLALLTMTLGNLTAIAQTDVKRMLAYSSIAHAGYILVGVVAGTPEAGAGILYYLLAYAFMNIGAFACLVMVGRKGHENTELDAFAGLGFKFPALGLAMSLFMFSMAGIPPTAGFIGKFLIFKAAVHQGYYWLTIFGVLNSAASVYYYLRVIVTMYFKPEPDTPVVEALRAGPSMAVATILAGLGVLYFGIVPGGLVDLAEQALRYLV; this comes from the coding sequence ATGACGTTCTCCATGGCCGACATGCGACTGCTGACGCCGCACCTGGTGATCACGGCGGCGGCCCTGCTGGTGCTGCTCGCCGAGGCGGTGAGCCCGGGCCGGCGCAAGGGGTACCTGCCGTACCTGGGCATCGCGGGGATCGTGGTGGCCGCGTTCACCACGCCGGGGCTGTTCGGGCCGGCTCGCAGCGGGTTCTCCGGCATGCTGGCGGGCGACGCGTTCGCCGCGTTCGTGTACTTCATCCTGTACGCGGTCGGCGCCCTGACCCTGCTGGTGAGCGACGCGTACCTGCGGGACGAGGGGCGAGACCACGCCGAGTACTACGCCCTGGTGCTGCTGGCCTTGGTGGGCATGATGCTGATGGCCGGGGCCACCCACCTGATGAGCGTGTTCCTGGCCCTGGAGACCATGAGCATCGCCATCTACGCCCTGGCCGGGTTCTTCCGGGACGAGCGCTCGGCCGAGGCCAGCTTCAAGTACTTCATCCTGGGGGCGTTCTCGAGCGGGTTCCTGCTGTACGGCATCGCGCTGCTGTACGGTGCCTGCGGCACCACCGAGATCCAGGGCATCCTGGACGCGTTCGCCTCGAACCGGGCCCTGGCCGGGTCGCCCATGGCCCTGGCCGGGGTGGGCCTGGTGACCGTGGGGTTCGCGTTCAAGGTGGCCGCGGTGCCGTTCCACATGTGGACCCCCGACGCGTACCAGGGCGCGCCCACCTCGGTGACGGCGTTCATGGCCACCGGGGTGAAGGCCGCTGCGTTCGCCGCCGTGCTGCGGGTGTTCTTCGTGGCGTTCCAGACCCTGCACGTGGACTGGAGCGGGGTACTGTGGGTGCTGGCGCTGCTGACCATGACCCTGGGCAACCTGACGGCCATCGCCCAGACCGACGTGAAGCGCATGCTCGCCTACTCGTCCATCGCCCACGCCGGGTACATCCTGGTGGGCGTGGTGGCGGGCACGCCCGAGGCCGGGGCCGGCATCCTGTACTACCTGCTGGCCTACGCCTTCATGAACATCGGCGCGTTCGCCTGCCTGGTCATGGTGGGCCGCAAGGGCCACGAGAACACCGAGCTGGACGCGTTCGCCGGGCTGGGCTTCAAGTTCCCGGCCCTGGGGCTCGCGATGAGCCTGTTCATGTTCTCCATGGCCGGCATCCCGCCCACGGCCGGGTTCATCGGCAAGTTCCTGATCTTCAAGGCCGCCGTGCACCAGGGGTACTACTGGCTCACGATCTTCGGTGTGCTGAACTCGGCGGCCAGCGTGTACTACTACCTGCGGGTGATCGTGACGATGTACTTCAAGCCCGAGCCGGACACGCCCGTGGTCGAGGCCCTGCGCGCCGGCCCGTCCATGGCGGTGGCCACGATCCTGGCCGGCCTGGGGGTGCTGTACTTCGGCATCGTGCCGGGCGGCCTGGTGGACCTGGCCGAGCAGGCCCTGCGCTACCTGGTGTAG
- the nuoI gene encoding NADH-quinone oxidoreductase subunit NuoI, translating to MAVITPLLKGLAFTLKRFFSKPITYQYPEQKREPSERWRGLHRLKTENGQLKCVACGLCEAVCPAKVITVEAKETPDGRRFPNRFVVEVTRCIFCGYCQEACPKDAIELTRNYEFCGYTREEFHMTRDVLARN from the coding sequence ATGGCCGTCATCACCCCGCTCCTCAAGGGGCTCGCGTTCACCCTGAAGCGGTTCTTCTCGAAGCCGATCACCTACCAGTACCCCGAGCAGAAGCGCGAACCGTCCGAGCGCTGGCGGGGCCTGCACCGGCTCAAGACCGAGAACGGCCAGCTCAAGTGCGTGGCCTGCGGCCTGTGCGAGGCCGTGTGCCCGGCCAAGGTCATCACGGTCGAGGCCAAGGAGACCCCGGACGGCCGGCGGTTCCCCAACCGGTTCGTGGTGGAGGTGACCCGGTGCATCTTCTGCGGGTACTGCCAGGAGGCGTGTCCCAAGGACGCGATCGAGCTGACCCGCAACTACGAGTTCTGCGGATACACCCGGGAGGAGTTCCACATGACCCGGGACGTTCTGGCCCGCAACTGA
- the nuoK gene encoding NADH-quinone oxidoreductase subunit NuoK, whose protein sequence is MIPFEYSMGLSAVLFGLGVVGVLVRRNVIVLLMCVELMLNAVNLAFVTVADHLNSVEGLLYVFFVMTVAAAEAAVGLAIVVSLYRARRAVHADEISLLKG, encoded by the coding sequence ATGATTCCGTTCGAGTATTCCATGGGGCTTTCGGCCGTGCTGTTCGGGCTCGGCGTGGTGGGGGTGCTGGTGCGGCGAAACGTGATCGTGCTGCTCATGTGCGTGGAGCTCATGCTCAACGCCGTGAACCTGGCCTTCGTCACGGTGGCCGACCACCTCAACAGCGTCGAGGGGCTGCTGTACGTGTTCTTCGTGATGACCGTGGCCGCGGCCGAGGCCGCGGTGGGGCTGGCCATCGTGGTGTCCCTGTACCGGGCCCGCCGGGCCGTCCACGCCGACGAGATCAGCCTGCTCAAGGGCTGA
- a CDS encoding anthranilate synthase component I family protein produces the protein MAARILVERSQFDRMARSHPVVPVAARLPADTETPVSTYLKVADGPWSFLLESVEGGSRWGRYSLVGLDPFLRFEARGERSWVEDGCHGRTEGPTLDLLRQVLADHRMPRVEGLPRFAGGLVGYVGYGAARLFERIPAGEPEPMGLPDLRLFAPRSLLAFDNVRKTLDVIVLVRPGRGEGYDDGLGRIGDLLGRLRIPLDEARVYPEAVPPPELEPVIPRERFEAMVVRVREAIHAGEAIQVVLSQPFEGPCGVDPFTAYRALRALNPSPYLFHLALGEEVLVGASPEVMVRKEGNRALVRPIAGTRPRGATPEEDRALERELLADEKERAEHLMLVDLGRNDLGRVAAPGGVRLEESFVVERYSHVMHIVSTVSAELGAGVDALDVLAATFPAGTVSGAPKVRAMEWIARLEPRERGVYAGAVGYLGFDGNMDTCITIRTLAFRGGRVVAQAGAGIVADSDPAFEYEETLHKSAALRRALELAARGLEPE, from the coding sequence ATGGCCGCACGAATTCTGGTGGAGCGATCCCAGTTCGACCGCATGGCCCGCAGCCACCCGGTGGTGCCGGTGGCGGCGCGGCTTCCGGCCGACACCGAGACCCCTGTGAGCACGTACCTGAAGGTGGCGGACGGGCCCTGGTCGTTCCTGCTGGAGAGCGTGGAGGGCGGAAGCCGGTGGGGCCGGTACTCCCTGGTGGGCCTGGACCCGTTCCTGCGGTTCGAGGCGAGGGGGGAACGCTCGTGGGTGGAGGACGGCTGCCACGGCCGCACCGAGGGGCCCACGCTGGACCTGCTCCGGCAGGTGCTGGCGGACCACCGGATGCCCCGGGTGGAGGGGCTCCCCCGCTTCGCCGGGGGGCTGGTGGGGTACGTGGGGTACGGCGCGGCCCGGCTGTTCGAGCGGATCCCGGCCGGCGAGCCCGAGCCCATGGGCCTGCCGGACCTGCGGCTGTTCGCCCCCCGCAGCCTCCTGGCCTTCGACAACGTGCGAAAGACCCTGGACGTGATCGTGCTGGTGCGGCCCGGCCGGGGCGAGGGGTACGACGACGGCCTCGGCCGGATCGGGGACCTGCTCGGCCGGCTGCGCATCCCCCTGGACGAGGCCCGGGTGTACCCGGAGGCGGTGCCCCCGCCGGAGCTCGAACCGGTGATCCCCCGGGAGCGGTTCGAGGCCATGGTGGTCCGGGTTCGCGAGGCGATCCACGCCGGCGAGGCGATCCAGGTGGTGCTGTCCCAGCCGTTCGAGGGGCCGTGCGGGGTCGATCCGTTCACGGCCTACCGAGCCCTGCGGGCCCTGAACCCCAGCCCGTACCTGTTCCACCTGGCCCTGGGCGAGGAGGTCCTGGTGGGGGCGAGCCCGGAGGTGATGGTTCGGAAGGAGGGGAACCGGGCCCTGGTACGGCCCATCGCCGGCACCCGGCCCCGGGGCGCCACGCCCGAGGAGGACCGGGCCCTGGAACGGGAGCTGCTGGCCGACGAGAAGGAGCGGGCCGAGCACCTGATGTTGGTGGACCTGGGCCGAAACGACCTGGGGCGGGTGGCCGCGCCCGGAGGGGTGCGGTTGGAGGAGTCGTTCGTGGTGGAGCGCTACTCCCACGTGATGCACATCGTGTCCACGGTGTCGGCCGAGCTGGGGGCCGGGGTGGACGCCCTGGACGTGTTGGCCGCCACGTTCCCGGCCGGCACGGTGTCGGGCGCGCCCAAGGTGCGCGCCATGGAGTGGATCGCCCGGCTCGAGCCCCGGGAGCGGGGGGTGTACGCCGGGGCCGTGGGCTACCTGGGGTTCGACGGCAACATGGACACCTGCATCACGATCCGCACCCTGGCGTTCCGGGGCGGGCGGGTGGTGGCCCAGGCCGGGGCCGGCATCGTGGCCGACTCGGACCCGGCGTTCGAGTACGAGGAGACGCTCCACAAGTCCGCCGCGCTCCGCCGGGCCCTGGAGCTCGCGGCCCGCGGCCTGGAGCCGGAGTGA
- a CDS encoding NADH-quinone oxidoreductase subunit J family protein, translating to MTLAIFFVFAAFAVLGGIGVLLARNPIHSALSLVGTMVSLAGIYLLHHAEFIFAIQLMVYAGAIMTLIVFVIMLLDVRHEEAETERLGFAKVFGMVMAGLMVVVLLVPLGAGLTGKAGGMTEEVLARVGSVEFLSEKLFTTYLLPFEIASVLLLVGLVGAVALAKKRL from the coding sequence ATGACGCTAGCGATCTTCTTCGTGTTCGCCGCCTTTGCCGTGCTGGGCGGGATCGGGGTGCTCCTGGCCCGCAACCCGATCCACAGCGCCCTGAGCCTGGTGGGCACCATGGTGAGCCTGGCCGGGATCTACCTGCTGCACCACGCCGAGTTCATCTTCGCGATCCAGCTCATGGTCTACGCCGGCGCGATCATGACCCTGATCGTGTTCGTGATCATGCTGCTCGACGTGCGCCACGAGGAGGCCGAGACCGAGCGCCTGGGCTTCGCAAAGGTGTTCGGCATGGTGATGGCCGGCCTGATGGTGGTGGTGCTGCTGGTGCCCCTGGGGGCGGGGCTCACCGGGAAGGCCGGCGGCATGACGGAAGAGGTGTTGGCCCGGGTGGGCAGCGTGGAGTTCCTGTCGGAGAAGCTGTTCACGACCTACCTGCTGCCGTTCGAGATCGCCTCGGTGCTCCTGCTGGTGGGGCTGGTGGGGGCCGTGGCGCTGGCGAAGAAGCGGCTCTAG
- a CDS encoding NADH-quinone oxidoreductase subunit M, producing MSHFPYLSTITFLPLLGALVLLLIPRRSEGGIRAWTLAVTAVTFVISLALWVRFDPTQGGMQFVERKAWIESLGISYYVGIDGISLWLVLLTTFLSVICVLSSWGIAKRVKEYMLFFLLLETGMLGALISLDLVLFYIFWEAMLIPMYFLIGVWGGTDRIYAAIKFFIYTMVGSLLMLVAILALYYLNIRAGNAPTFDLLKLYELNLAPNVQFWMFAAFCLAFAIKVPMWPLHTWLPDAHTQAPTAGSVILAGVLLKMGTYGFLRFAMPLFPNAVEAWAPFMMVVAVIGIIYGALVAMVQDDVKKLVAYSSVSHLGFVMLGLFALNMQGVQGGLYQSLNHGISTGALFLLVGVIYERRHTRAIADFGGLAKSMPNYAVVFLIITMSSIGLPGLNGFVGEFLIMLGAFLTSKTAAVFAATGVILAAGYMLWMVKRVFFGPLDKEENQGLADLTGLEWGYLIPMVVMAFWMGIYPGTFLRKTDATLELWLERFEAKKEACRSLESPGALAWLQDGLNLVFPGSHAD from the coding sequence ATGAGCCACTTTCCGTACCTGAGCACGATCACGTTCCTCCCCCTGCTGGGGGCCCTGGTGCTCCTCTTGATCCCTCGCCGGAGCGAGGGAGGGATCCGGGCTTGGACCCTGGCGGTCACGGCGGTCACCTTTGTGATCAGCCTGGCCCTGTGGGTGCGGTTCGACCCGACCCAGGGGGGCATGCAGTTCGTGGAGCGCAAGGCGTGGATCGAGTCCCTGGGCATCTCGTACTACGTGGGCATCGACGGCATCAGCCTGTGGCTGGTGCTCCTGACCACGTTCCTCAGCGTGATCTGCGTGCTGTCGAGCTGGGGCATCGCCAAGCGGGTCAAGGAGTACATGCTGTTCTTCCTGCTGCTCGAGACCGGCATGCTCGGCGCCCTGATCTCGCTGGACCTGGTGCTGTTCTACATCTTCTGGGAGGCCATGCTGATCCCCATGTACTTCCTGATCGGGGTGTGGGGCGGCACCGACCGGATCTACGCGGCGATCAAGTTCTTCATCTACACCATGGTGGGGTCGCTGCTCATGCTGGTGGCGATCCTGGCCCTGTACTACCTGAACATCCGGGCCGGCAACGCGCCCACCTTCGACCTGCTGAAGCTCTACGAGCTGAACCTGGCGCCCAACGTGCAGTTCTGGATGTTCGCGGCGTTCTGCCTGGCGTTCGCCATCAAGGTGCCCATGTGGCCCCTGCACACCTGGCTGCCCGACGCCCACACCCAGGCGCCCACGGCCGGCTCCGTGATCCTGGCCGGGGTGCTCCTGAAGATGGGCACCTACGGGTTCCTGCGGTTCGCCATGCCGCTGTTTCCCAACGCGGTGGAGGCCTGGGCCCCGTTCATGATGGTGGTGGCCGTGATCGGCATCATCTACGGCGCGCTGGTGGCCATGGTGCAGGACGACGTGAAGAAGCTGGTGGCCTACTCGTCCGTGTCCCACCTGGGGTTCGTGATGCTGGGGCTGTTCGCCCTGAACATGCAGGGGGTCCAGGGCGGCCTGTACCAGAGCCTGAACCACGGCATCTCCACCGGCGCCCTGTTCCTGCTGGTGGGCGTGATCTACGAGCGGCGCCACACCCGGGCCATCGCGGACTTCGGCGGCCTCGCCAAGTCCATGCCCAACTACGCCGTGGTGTTCCTAATCATCACCATGAGCTCCATCGGGCTGCCCGGCCTCAACGGGTTCGTGGGCGAGTTCCTGATCATGCTCGGCGCGTTCCTCACGTCCAAGACCGCGGCCGTGTTCGCGGCCACGGGTGTGATCCTGGCCGCGGGCTACATGCTGTGGATGGTGAAGCGGGTGTTCTTCGGGCCCCTGGACAAGGAGGAGAACCAGGGCCTGGCGGACCTGACCGGCCTCGAGTGGGGCTACCTGATCCCCATGGTCGTGATGGCCTTCTGGATGGGGATCTACCCGGGCACGTTCCTGCGCAAGACCGACGCCACCCTGGAGCTGTGGCTGGAGCGATTCGAGGCCAAGAAGGAGGCCTGCCGCAGCCTGGAGTCCCCGGGCGCCCTGGCGTGGCTTCAGGACGGCCTGAACCTGGTGTTCCCCGGATCCCACGCGGACTAA
- a CDS encoding aminodeoxychorismate/anthranilate synthase component II, with protein sequence MLLMIDNYDSFTYNLVQYFGILGEEVRVFRNDRITPDEVERLAPDRIVISPGPGDPTDAGVSVEVIRRFAGRVPILGVCLGHQSMGYAYGGRIVRAKRLMHGKTSWVHHDGTGIYRGIPNPFEATRYHSLVIRKDTLPERFRVTAWTEDDDEIMGIADDGARLYGMQYHPESILTKEGMNVLRNFLELR encoded by the coding sequence ATGCTGCTGATGATCGACAACTACGACTCGTTCACCTACAACCTGGTCCAGTACTTCGGCATCCTGGGCGAGGAGGTCCGGGTGTTCCGGAACGACCGGATCACGCCCGACGAGGTGGAGCGGCTCGCCCCGGACCGGATCGTGATCTCGCCCGGGCCCGGCGACCCCACCGACGCCGGCGTCAGCGTGGAGGTGATCCGGCGGTTCGCGGGCCGGGTGCCGATCCTGGGGGTGTGCCTGGGCCACCAGTCCATGGGCTACGCCTACGGCGGCCGGATCGTGCGGGCCAAGAGGCTGATGCACGGCAAGACCTCCTGGGTGCACCACGACGGCACCGGCATCTACCGGGGCATCCCGAACCCGTTCGAGGCCACCCGGTACCACAGCCTGGTGATCCGGAAGGACACCCTGCCCGAGCGGTTCCGGGTCACGGCCTGGACCGAGGACGACGACGAGATCATGGGCATCGCCGACGACGGGGCCCGGCTCTATGGCATGCAGTACCACCCCGAGTCCATCCTGACGAAGGAGGGGATGAACGTGCTCCGGAACTTCCTGGAGCTGCGGTGA
- the nuoL gene encoding NADH-quinone oxidoreductase subunit L — MLDMIWLIPFFPMVGALVNGLFGRRMPKGLVATVACGSVFLSFLVSVGAFFSLKALPPAERVFEQVIFEWIASGSTKVTLGYLLDPLSCVMILVVTGVGFLIHVYSVGYMSHDPGFSRYFTYLNLFCFAMLTLVLGNSFLVLFVGWEGVGLCSYLLIGFWFEDAAKAAAGMKAFIVNRIGDFGFLLGMFLIFWKFGTLDFVPIMKQAPEVLVAGGAIVTAITLLLFVGATGKSAQIPLYVWLPDAMAGPTPVSALIHAATMVTAGVYMIGRCNVLYSMAPTSMTVVATIGALTALFAGTIAITQYDIKKVLAYSTVSQLGYMFTAMGVGAYAAGIFHLMTHAFFKACLFLGSGSVIHGMHEEQDMRKMGGLRKHMPHTYWTFLIATIAIAGVPPLAGFFSKDEILWNAWANGFKFQWFLGFAAAGITAFYMFRLVFMTFFGKERFDPHEVHVHESPASMTVPLWILAGLSIVGGWVGIPAALGGANQFHHWLAPVLGGASEAAEGVKQAASGLGLVSTAWASEAAGAAAEAGGHADLVAEYALMFLSVAYALLGILVAYICYIAKPDLPGKVAAKCRGLYELLYNKYFVDEIYQAVFVEGTLALATFCYAFVDVVVIDGIVNGTGLLVRSVGSGLRRFQTGQVQAYALTILLGAVILVGYYAVVASF; from the coding sequence ATGCTCGACATGATCTGGCTGATTCCGTTCTTCCCCATGGTGGGCGCCCTGGTGAACGGCCTGTTCGGCCGGAGGATGCCCAAGGGGCTGGTGGCCACGGTGGCCTGCGGCAGCGTGTTCCTGTCGTTCTTGGTGTCGGTGGGGGCGTTCTTCAGCCTGAAGGCCCTGCCGCCGGCCGAGCGGGTGTTCGAGCAGGTGATCTTCGAGTGGATCGCCAGCGGGTCCACCAAGGTGACCCTGGGCTACCTGCTCGACCCGCTCAGCTGCGTGATGATCCTGGTGGTCACGGGCGTGGGCTTCCTGATCCACGTGTACTCGGTGGGGTACATGTCCCACGACCCCGGGTTCTCGCGCTACTTCACCTACCTCAACCTGTTCTGCTTCGCCATGCTCACCCTGGTGCTCGGCAACAGCTTCCTGGTGCTGTTCGTGGGCTGGGAGGGCGTGGGCCTGTGCTCCTACCTGCTGATCGGGTTCTGGTTCGAGGACGCGGCCAAGGCCGCGGCCGGCATGAAGGCGTTCATCGTCAACCGGATCGGGGACTTCGGGTTCCTGCTCGGCATGTTCCTGATCTTCTGGAAGTTCGGCACCCTGGACTTCGTTCCGATCATGAAGCAGGCGCCCGAGGTGCTGGTGGCCGGCGGCGCCATCGTGACCGCGATCACCCTGCTGCTGTTCGTGGGCGCCACGGGCAAGAGCGCCCAGATCCCCCTGTACGTGTGGCTGCCCGACGCCATGGCCGGCCCCACCCCGGTGTCGGCCCTGATCCACGCCGCCACCATGGTCACCGCCGGCGTGTACATGATCGGCCGGTGCAACGTGCTGTACTCCATGGCCCCCACCTCCATGACCGTGGTGGCCACGATCGGCGCGCTCACCGCCCTGTTCGCGGGCACCATCGCGATCACCCAGTACGACATCAAGAAGGTGCTGGCCTACTCCACGGTGAGCCAGCTCGGCTACATGTTCACGGCCATGGGCGTGGGCGCCTACGCCGCGGGCATCTTCCACCTGATGACCCACGCCTTCTTCAAGGCCTGCCTGTTCCTCGGGTCCGGCTCGGTGATCCACGGCATGCACGAGGAGCAGGACATGCGCAAGATGGGGGGCCTGCGAAAGCACATGCCCCACACCTACTGGACCTTCCTGATCGCCACCATCGCGATCGCGGGGGTGCCGCCCCTGGCCGGGTTCTTCTCCAAGGACGAGATCCTGTGGAACGCCTGGGCCAACGGGTTCAAGTTCCAATGGTTCCTCGGCTTCGCCGCCGCCGGCATCACCGCCTTCTACATGTTCCGGCTGGTGTTCATGACCTTCTTCGGCAAGGAGCGGTTCGATCCCCACGAGGTGCACGTGCACGAGTCGCCGGCCTCCATGACCGTGCCCCTGTGGATCCTGGCCGGGCTGTCCATCGTGGGCGGCTGGGTCGGGATCCCGGCGGCCCTGGGCGGGGCGAACCAGTTCCACCACTGGTTGGCGCCGGTGCTGGGCGGCGCGTCCGAAGCGGCCGAAGGGGTGAAGCAGGCCGCCAGCGGCCTGGGACTGGTGTCCACGGCCTGGGCCTCGGAGGCCGCGGGCGCCGCGGCCGAGGCGGGCGGCCACGCGGACCTGGTGGCCGAGTACGCCCTGATGTTCCTGAGCGTGGCCTACGCGCTCCTGGGCATCCTGGTGGCGTACATCTGCTACATCGCCAAGCCCGACCTGCCGGGCAAGGTGGCGGCCAAGTGCCGGGGCCTGTACGAGCTGCTGTACAACAAGTACTTCGTGGACGAGATCTACCAGGCCGTGTTCGTGGAGGGCACCCTGGCCCTGGCCACGTTCTGCTACGCGTTCGTCGACGTGGTGGTGATCGACGGCATCGTCAACGGCACCGGCTTGCTGGTGCGGTCGGTGGGGTCGGGCCTGCGGCGGTTCCAGACCGGCCAGGTGCAGGCATACGCCCTGACGATCCTTCTGGGGGCGGTGATCCTGGTGGGCTACTACGCCGTGGTGGCCTCGTTCTAA
- the nuoH gene encoding NADH-quinone oxidoreductase subunit NuoH produces the protein MLDFLIESILKVLVVFGVLLFVVAYTTWLERRVLGRIQVRHGPNRVGPQGLLQPLADGLKGFFKEDIVPANADKIVYVLAPVLSIVPALMIVAVIPFGDSFQLFGREITMRITDVNVALLYILGLAGLGEYGVMLGGWASNNRYGLLGSLRTAAQMISYELALGLTLISVIMVSGSLSLVEIVNTQTVWWNAFKQPLAFFLFLICGLAEINRTPFDMPEAEAELACGFNIEYSSMKFAMFFMAEYAHLISLAMIITCLFLGGWYLPFGIPTPGLLKFPVFLAKVFVLVFFFIWERGTFPRLRYDQIMRLGWKWLMPLALANIFVTGVVVTAVA, from the coding sequence ATGCTGGACTTCCTGATCGAAAGCATCCTCAAGGTGCTGGTGGTGTTCGGGGTGCTTCTGTTCGTGGTGGCCTACACCACGTGGCTGGAGCGCCGGGTGCTGGGACGGATCCAGGTCCGCCACGGCCCCAACCGGGTCGGCCCCCAGGGGCTGCTGCAGCCCCTGGCCGACGGCCTCAAGGGGTTCTTCAAGGAGGACATCGTCCCGGCCAACGCGGACAAGATCGTGTACGTGCTGGCCCCGGTCCTGTCGATCGTGCCGGCCCTGATGATCGTGGCCGTGATCCCGTTCGGCGACTCGTTCCAGCTGTTCGGCCGGGAGATCACCATGCGGATCACCGACGTGAACGTGGCCCTGCTGTACATCCTGGGGCTGGCCGGCCTCGGGGAGTACGGGGTCATGCTGGGCGGGTGGGCCTCGAACAACCGCTACGGGCTCCTGGGGTCGCTGCGCACCGCGGCCCAGATGATCAGCTACGAGCTGGCGCTGGGGCTCACGCTGATCAGCGTGATCATGGTGAGCGGCAGCCTGTCGCTGGTGGAGATCGTGAACACCCAGACCGTGTGGTGGAACGCCTTCAAGCAGCCGCTGGCGTTCTTCCTGTTCCTCATCTGCGGGCTGGCCGAGATCAACCGGACCCCGTTCGACATGCCCGAGGCCGAGGCCGAGCTGGCCTGCGGGTTCAACATCGAGTACTCCAGCATGAAGTTCGCCATGTTCTTCATGGCCGAGTACGCCCACCTGATCTCCCTGGCCATGATCATCACCTGCCTGTTCCTGGGCGGCTGGTACCTGCCGTTCGGCATCCCCACCCCGGGGCTGCTGAAGTTCCCGGTGTTCCTGGCCAAGGTGTTCGTGCTGGTGTTCTTCTTCATCTGGGAGCGGGGCACGTTTCCCCGGCTCCGGTACGACCAGATCATGCGCCTGGGGTGGAAGTGGCTCATGCCCCTGGCCCTGGCCAACATCTTCGTGACCGGTGTGGTGGTCACGGCGGTGGCCTAA